ATGAAACATTCAGGTTGGCGCAAGCCGACACCGGGTCTTGGCATTGCAGAGCAGCTTGCCCAAGCCGGTGAACAGGTAGCTATACCCAAAACGCAGGCCTTCGTGGCCGTGAAGCGGGTAGGAGCCTACATTGGCCTCAAGGCTGGCGACATGATGCTCCTCGACACGCTCGGGGCCTTCACGCAGGCCCAGGACTGGGAGGAGGGGCAACGCCCGATCGTTTGGGCGTCGAACGCCTATCTGATGGAGCAGACGGGTTTCTCGCTTTCTGCGCTGAAACGCCATGCCCGACGCCTGGCAGAGATCGGCGTGATCTCCTTCCAGGACAGCCCCAACGGCAAGCGTTGGGGCCGCAGGGACGCCGATGGACGCATCATCGAGGCCTATGGCTTCGATCTGTCGCCGCTGTCGGCACGCGTCGAAGAGTTCGAGGCGCTGCAGGCCGAATTGCAGGCCGAACGCGAGCTCTGTCAGCGCCTGAAGCGCCAGATCACGGTGGCACGCCGGATGATACGGGCGCGGATCGAGGCAGCCGTCAGCGGCGCGCTGCGCGGGCCCTGGACTCAATTCACAGGCCTTTTCGAGGAGCTTTTGGACCGGCTTCCGCGCCGCCACGAAGCTTCCGAGCAGCTTGCACGGCTGCTCAACTGGTTCAAGGAGCTCCAGGAGCGCGTCGAGTCGGCCTATCTCAAGGCAACTCAGGTCGTCCAACCTGTGGAAAACACACCTGAAACCAAGGAACAAGTTTCTGAGAAGACTCAAGAAATGAACCCCAGGGAGGTCATTTCTGACCCTCATATACTAATTACAAACCAACTTAATCCTGTAACTCGTAATTCCTCAGAAAATGAGGAAATCGCGACCGTGGTGCCCAATGCTCAGCCCGGAGATCAGGTTGATAGGGAGCTGGAAGAGTGGGTTGCCGAGGTGCGCAAGAAGCGCGCTGCGCTGGATCTGCCGACTGTGATGCAGGCCTGTCCCGAATTCGCATCCTGGGCCCGCAATATGGGCGGGTTCCTGAAGGATTGGGGCGATCTTCATCGAGTTGCGGGTCAACTCAGGCCCATGATCGGGGTGTCCGAGCATGCCTGGAACGTGGCGCAGGATCGGCTGGGCAAACAAGTGGCGACAGCAGCGCTGGCGCTTGTCTTCGAGAAGCATTGCGCGGGCGAAGTGTCCTCGCCGGGCGGCTATTTGCGTGGCATGGTTGAGAAGGCCGGGGCAGGGGAGCTGCATCTCGAGCGCAGCTTCTATGGCAGGCTCAGCGGGCAGGCGGCATGATGGGGCAGGGGGTCAGAGTCCGGCGGCCTTCGTCAGGTTCACGCGGAACCGGTCGCGGCGGCGCTGGTAGCGACGGGTCATCTCGGCCGAGGTATGCCCGAGGTGCTTCTGAACGTAGCGCTCATCGACTTCGGCCGAACTCGCCAGACCGGCACGCAGCGAATGACCAGAGAACAGCGCCAGGCGTTCTTTCTCGGGCAGCTCGGATCGGATGCCGGCGTCCAGGACGGTGCGCTTGATCAGCCGGGCCACATGCTTGTCATTCAGCCGTGTGTCGGAAGGGCGTTTACCATCCCGTGAGGTGCCGACGAAGACCGGACCGAAGTCGATCTTCGCGAAGTGCAGCCATTGCTCCAGCGCATGCACGGGGCAGGTCTGATCCTTGGAGCCGCGGCCGATCTCGACTTCACGCCAACCTGTCTTCGCATTGAGGGTCAGAAGGGCGCCTTTCTCCATGATCTCAATCCATCCGCCTGACTCCGGTGTGTCGTCTTTGTGCACATCCAGGCTGACGATTTCCGAGCGGCGCAAGCCTCCGGCGTATCCAAGGAGAAGGATTGCCTGATCCCGCAGCCCGCGCAGGTCGTAGGGCAGGGTGGCGACCATCGCGAGGATGTCCTCAGCCAGGATCGCTTCCTTCTGCACCGGCGGACGCGCGTGCTTGCGCTTGATTCCGGCCAGTACCGTGGCGATGTGACGGTTTTTCCGATCAAGGGTGAAGCCTCGCTGCGCATAGTTCCAGGCGAGGCCCGACAGGCGACGGTCGATAGTTCTGACTGAGAGGGCAGGGGAGGGGTCCGAACCGGAGGCCAGATCGGCGAGATAAAGCCCGATCATTTCTGGGGAGGGCGGCAGCGGTTCCGCACCCTTCATCCTGCACCAGCGCGCGAAGTGCGCCCAGTCCTTTGCATAGGCCTTCAGCGTGTTGACCGACGCAGCAGCACGTGCGTAGTCACGCGCCGTGTCCACCAGTCGATCGAGCGTCCCGGATCCGGCGACATGGGAGGGCAGGGCGATGCCATCGCCTGCCTCTTGATCTCTCTCGTCGACGCGAGCATCATCCAGCTCATCAGAGGGCGCTGACGTCGATTTCTCGTTCTGTGGGGCCATTTCCGACAAAATCCAGTAGTGAAATACGGACGATTCCCAGCCTATATTTTTACGTCCGATAATGCAAACTTATTGGACATAGTAGAGAGCAGCAAAGCGGGGCGGTTTGCATATCATATTGTGGACGAAAGCGCCGTACCGGGATAGTCTTGGGGCATGACATACCAGCCTGCCACCATCTTGGACGACCTTGGCAACCTACCGCGGCTACCGGGCTGGGTCACGTCGGGACATGCGGAAACCCTTGAAACTGTGGCCTTTCGGTCGGGGGCTGCGCTGATGATACTCGATCAACTGATCGGTGATCCCAGGCATGCTGTGCCCGTGAGACTGCTCGCCAACCGACTGGCTCTGAGTGCCGCAGTGGCGACCTCGAAACTGGAAGGCCGTATGGCGCGGGAGACGGATATCCGCGACGCCTACCACCTGACCCCGCCGGGCGAGGCACGAGGTCCGGATGGTGATCTCTTGGCGTTTTGGCGCGAGAGTGTCCGGCTCCAGGCAGGCGGGGCGGGTGAGATTGTTGACCTGGTCGGCGCGAACTTCGCGGACGAGGTGGGCGCCTGGCTTGATGCGGGAATGGAGTGCGCACGAACTAATGGGCCCTTGGCCGGATGCGTGTCTGTGTTGCGGGCCGTGCTCGCGGCCGACGACCGAGCAGAACGGGTGGCCTGCCTGCTTTCAGATATTGTTATGGCGCGGGCGTTGAGCTGGAAGACCGTGCTGCCGATCTCGGCGCTGTACTTAGTCATGACCGCGCTGCGTGACCTGGCAGCAGAAGGGCAGGGGGTCGAGATGGCGGTTCAGGCCCGGATTCTCGACTCCATCGAAGGGACGATCCGGATCGCGCGCGATCTGGCTCGCCGGGCCGAGGCGCTTCGGTCCGTCGCACCGAAACTGCGCGCGAAAGGATCGGATGCTGCGGTCGACCTGTTCCTGACCGAGGATGCCGTGGCACCGGCGTCGATGCTTTCGCCGCGCATCCGGGGCACCTCGATCTCCATGACCGACCGCGCTGCACGGCGGTTTTGCGACCGGCTGGTCGAGTTGGGTGTCGCGCGCGAGCTGACCGGACGCTCGACGTTCCGGCTGTATGGGCTATGAGCATGGCCAGCGAAAGTGGGAACCGGTTTCGCGGTTCGGCCATGCGACCACAAAAGGTCTCGCCATGACGACCGCGACCCGGAAACGGAAACCGGCAGACAAGGGCGGCGCGGTCTTTGACCGGGACCTCGACGACCTGCCACAGGAGCTGCGCTGGCGCGAATGGATGGGGCGGATCGAGGCGGTGCTGTTCGCCAGCGCTTCGCCGGTCGGCCGCGAGGACCTCGCGTGCGTGGTAGGGCAGGGGGCCTCTGTGGAGATGCTGATCGAGGACATCCAGGCCGAGCTGACGGGTCGGCCTTACGAACTGGCCCAGGTGGCCGGCGGCTGGATGTTCCGCACTCGGGCGCAGTTTGCCGATGCGATCAAGGCGGCGGCCGATCTTGGCGAGCAGTCGTTGGCCTTCACTGAAATGGAAATGGGCGTGCTCTGCGCCATCGCCTATCACCAGCCGATCGACCGGGCCGGTCTGGCGGACATCTTCGGCCAGGAGGTCAGCCGCGATCTCCTGGCCCGGCTGCACTACAAGGACCTGATCGCCAGCGGGCCCCGTTCGCCGCGCCCCGGGGCGCCGCATACCTTCGTGACAACGGAGACGTTTCTGGTGACGTTCGATCTGCAGAGCTTGCGAGACCTGCCGGAGCTGGAAATTCTCGACGAACAGTCCGGGTAGTGTGCTTGGTTTGGAGGTGCACCTCGTTCGTCGCGCCAGCACGCCAAATCGCTTGGCAATAAGCGGCTGCATATCAATATCTTGTGGTCAGCATCCCAAAGTTGAGCTACAAATTTGGTCAGGAGGTTGCGGCATGGCGCGTGGCGAATTGATGAAGAAATTGCTGCTCAACTATGGGCGTGAGGATGAATTCCGCGCGGTCGTCGAGCAGATCATCTCTGAAGAAGAAAAGAAGAATAACCGTGTACTTGCGCGTGGCCTTCGCAATGCTCTCGAGACCATCTCGTCTGCGCAGCAACCCAAGGAGCTGAATCGGCTCGTTCCGTTTCCGGACGATGCAAAGGAGTTCATTCAGCGTATCGAACCGCGCTACAGCCCCGAGGACATTCAGCTGAGCGTCGAGAACCTCAGCCTCTTCACAGGATTGATCGATGAGTTCCGAAAGTCAGAACTTATCAAGCGGAATGGCCTGCCAGTTCGCTCAAAACTACTGTTCTGCGGACCTCCCGGAACTGGGAAGACACTGTGCGCCGAGATCTTCGCCGGTCAGCTGGGGCTGCCTTTCTTCCATGTCAAACTCGATAGGCTCATCTCCTCCTTTCTGGGCGAGACCGCCTCCAACATTCGCAAGACCTTCGAGTTCGCCCGCCGTCAACCCTGCGTCTTGTTTTTCGATGAGTTCGACGCGCTCGCCCGCTCGCGCGAAGAGGGAAGCGATCACAGCGAGCTGCGCCGCGTCGTCAACTCCCTGTTGATCTTCATCGATCAGATCCAGCCGAGTGGGTTCCTCATCGCGGCCACCAACCTGGACGGGCAACTCGATCCCGCCATCTGGCGCAGGTTCGATGAAGTCGTCTGGTTCGATCATCCGGATGAAGCGATGACACGGCGGTATCTGACCAATGCAATGAAAAACTCGGAGCTCGAATTCGATATCGAAGACATGGTTCAGGGGACCATGGATTATTCCTATGCCGAGCTTGAGAAGATCTGCAATCAGGCCAAAAAACTGGCACTGCTCGATCGCAAAAAGTCGATCTCGAAGAAGCATTTCAGAGAAGCCATTCGTTATGCCGATCGACGGCGCATGCGTATTCGCAAGATTGCCAAAGGTTCGTGAGTTAGACTTTGCCCCAACATCAGCACCTGCCCCTGGTGCGCCTGCCAGAGAATTTTGCACGCCGCAAGCATGGTAGAGTGCCCAGCCCACCAACCCGAGACGGAGGTCATGGCGGCCGCGTCCGGCAGGAGGTTGATGCCGCCGTTCAAAGCCAACGTGCGCAGCAGCCTCCTCCGAGGTTCGTGGACCCGGCGCTGATCCTTCGGGTGGAGATGAGCGGGGCCAGCATGGAGGACGATTGGGAAGGTCTTGGCCTTACCGTGCTGTCCACCGATGAAGACAACACCCTGGTCTTGTTCTCGTCGACGGATGATTTGCAGGACTTTCGGACCCGGCTCGACGAATATGAGGGCCCAATACCCCAGGGTCAGCGCAATCGTCGCTACGCCGGGTTCATTGACAGGATTGGCGCTATCGGCACGATTGAAGGTCGCGACCGTCTAGGCGTTCTGGCACGCGAAGAAGGCTTTTCCGAGGTCCAGGACTTCCAGGACGATACGGACTACGTCGTCGATATCGAGCTATGGGAGTTCGGTCCTCAGGCGGCCCGTCGGTCGCTGGGCGACGAAATCGTCGAATGGGTCGAAAGCCAGGACGGGGAGCTCTACGATCACTATTGTGGGCCTTCCATCAGCATCATCCGGGTGCGTGCCTTCGGCCAGACCATTCGTCCGGTCCTTGCTATACCCCAGGTCGCCTTCGTCGATTTTCCGCCACAGCCCGACATCCTGATGGAACGCCCTGAGGCCCTTACTGTGGAGGACATGCCGCCGGTGTCACCGCCGGAGGTGGACTTGCCTGTGGTTGCCATTCTCGACAGCGGTGTTAACGATAACCCCCTGCTCGAAGATGGTATCGTTGCGCGTGAGGCCTTTCCGGCAGAGCTTGGCGAGGCCGATATCTTCGGTCATGGCACGGCTGTCGCCGGTGTCGCCTGCTACGGCGACCTCCGGAACCATCTCGATCAGCCAGTGCTCGTCCCCGCCGCTCGGATTATCTCGGCGAAGGTTGTGACAGATCAGGGCCAGTTTTTCGAGCGCCGTACCTTGCCGACCCAGATGCGGACAACCATCGAACGCATTCGGGAAGCCTATGGGTGCAAACTATTTGTCATTTCGCTTGGGGATACTCGTGCACGCTTCGAGCGCGGTCGGGTCGGGCCGTGGGCCGCAACCCTGGACGAGCTCGCGCGCGAACTTGATGTCCTGATTTTCGTATCTGCAGGCAATCGCGACCCCAGGGGAGGTACGTCTTTGGAGCAGGGCGTCACGCAGTATCCGGGCTATCTTTTGGAAAATGCCAACCGCGTCTGCGAACCGGCAGGCGCCGTCAACGCCTTAACGGTAGGGTCGCTCGCGCATTCCAATGGGCTCGGGCCGGAGCACGAATTCGACGTTCACATCCAACGCATCACAGAGCCAGATGAACCGTCGCCGTTTTCGCGTTCTGGCCCAGGTGCCGGAGGCATCAAGAAACCAGATTTCGTCGACTACGGTGGAACATTGGTGTTCGACGCCGTGGCTCGGCGCTTGCAGCGTGCGCCCCACTTGGCAAATGCGGGCATTTTGACCACTAACGCTGACTTTCAGCGGCAACTCATTGTGAGCAAGACGGGCACATCATTTTCCGCCCCGCATCTGGCACACAAGGCGGCGCAAGTATTGCGTTATCATCCGGACTCATCGGCGAACCTCATCAAGGCGTTTATGGCCAATTCTGCCCGCGTCCCTGAAGCCACGCAGCGCAGGTTGGGCGGCATAATCGAGGCCGAGCGAGACCAAATTCATGGGAACGGGGTTGTAAACCCTGCCACAGCAACCTTCTCTGATGATCATCGGGTCGTCCTCTACGCCGAGGACTCGCTCGGAATGGACCAATTCGCTGTCTACCAGGTCCCGATCCCCGCCGAGTTCCAAGGCAATGGTCCGCGCTGGATTCATGTCTCGCTGGCTTTCGACCCACCGGTGCGACGGACTCGCGCTGAATATGTCGGCACGCGAATGAACTTCCGGTTGATCCGGGGGTGCACCGCGGATCAGGTCTTTGAGCATTTTCGATCCCACACGGGCGAAGACACGGAGGCGCCAGAGATGGCGGGGCGCTTCAACTGTGGTCTTAACCCAGGCCCGCAACGTCGCGACCGCAACACGCTCCAAACGGCAAGTGTAAAATTCACCCAGGATACCGCGCAGTACGGCACCGACTATTTCCTCGCGGTGCGGTGTGTCGGAGGCTGGGCTGCAGATCAGGAAGTCCGTCAGCGATATGCGATCGTTGTTGAGCTGGAGCACGAAGCTCAAGTCGAGCTATATGCACGAGTTCAACAGCGCGTTCGTATTAGAGTATAGTGGCGCGAGTCGCCTCGCGAGGGTCCAACCTCGTTCGCTCCAGTCAGTATTGCGTGGCATCGGCCCGGCAGTGCCCCGCGCTACGACATGTCATGCAGACCCTTTTCGTGTTTGAGGCCGCGGCGGGCCGAGATGCCCTAGCCTGCGGGTCCTTCCCGGGGTGCTCTGGTGGCAAGTCACAGCCAAGCCCGCTCCTCGGCCACCTTGTGGGTGGCCTCAGGCGCGCTGTCATTTCCCCGGAGGCCCCAGCGTTAACCGTGCCCGGTCGCCGCACATTCGATCCGGCCCCGGTGAAAGGAAAGGATCATCGACGGGGCAAGTCCTACCGGTGCCGTGGGCCATGATAGAAAGTCGCTTGTGGTCGTTCCACATCGAAAAACGCTTCGAGGCGTTCAGCGTTTTCTTCGACCAGCCTCTTCGCTTGCGCTGGCAGTTCACGACTTGCCCGCTCAAAGTCATCCAGCCCGATCGGTTCGAGTGTCGGGGCTGATGTCAGACGAAGCATTCGGTCACGCCCGATCAGCAGGCCAGCCTGCCCCAGAGCGTTCTGGCTTTGCAGATGCATGGCGCTCTCGATGATGGTTCGCCAATGGAACATACCACCCCGCTTGATCTGACCGTCAGACATACGCAGGTCTTGATCGCCGCAGCCGAGGCTCAGAACATCGACCTTGTGCCTGTCGACATCGAAGCAGCTCATGGCATCCACCAACGCGACCATGACAGGGTTATTGGCCCAAACGCCGCCATCGGCAAAATGCCGGGTGCCGTTTCGATAGGTCGAGAAGAACGTCGGCGCGGCGGACGTCGCCAGGGCCACCGTGACCAGCTCTTCCTGCCAGTCGAGGCGGAAGTCCGGGTGATGCGGTGTCTTGAGGACGTTGACCTCGTTGAAGCCATCGAAGGCGGGGATGCTCAAACGTACGTTGACCGAGCCCAGTGTCCTGTTGCCGAAGCTGTCGCGAAGCGCACGCTCCAGGGGTTCCCCGTCGTATCGATAGACCGCGAGATCGCGTGCAAACTGGTAAACGGATCGTAGCGTATGTCCAAAGGGAATTGGCGGTGTCCAGTGCCGAGGAAATATCTCCGCCCCATGGCGCATGTATATCTGCAGGACCTCCTCGGCGCGCATGCCCGCACTCATGCCCAATGCAATGATTCCACCAGTCGATGTGCCGGCGATCATGTCGAAGTAGCTGGCTGCCGATCCGCCCTTCAAGAAGCGGCGCTCGCATTCCGCCAGAACCGCCGCAGGAAGGATGCCCTTTATTCCTCCGCCATCGATGGAGAGGATGCGAAAATCATCTGCGAGCCACGCGAGTTGTTCGCGACGGTGAAAGATGGTGCCCTGTGAGCGCCGGGATTGAGGCTGTTCCATGAAATCTCTCATAAAGCGCCGCCAAACGACCGCAGCCGCCTGACAGATCTCTGACGTGTTTTCCGGTGCCGAACCATTTGCCCGTTGCGAGCCAGCTTTCGTAACAACTCAACCAATTGGACGCCCAAGGAATGGTCGTGTCACTGATCCGGTCGTCAGGTGACCATTGATCTGCTTCGTCGTCGAAGAGGCACAGGAATGGTCCTGTCCGCGTTGTTCTCGGGTGGGACACATAGACATGCGGTAGGGACCCTTCTTCGTTACCGAAGCGCCTTTCCAATGTCGGTTCGAGTATTTCGACCAGTGGTTGCAGGTAGAGGTTTGATCGGCCTTCGACCAGCAACGGTTCAGAATATTCCACCCGCAACCGGTACCGGGTTCTGTGCGGTTGCAGATGTCCCACCCAGACACAGGTTCTCTGGCTCAACCGGTCAGATGACCAATCGGGATAGACCTCCGCCATGTCCGAAATTTGCTCACCAACAGTTATCATCGGGCACCGTGCCCCCCATGTTGGTGTTCGCGCGTGCAGGCTTCACCAGGCCAGGCGCCGCGGCGACCCCGGCACCAAGAGCCGGAGCAGCCAGGGACGAAACCGGGGCCGCAGGCTTCAATTGCCCGCGCGGTGTCATGCCGAGCGCACCGTTTTCGAGCTGGACGGTCTGTGCACGATGATAGGCCTGCAGCGCGGTCTCGCCGGCCTTTTCACCGAAAAGGTCATCGAACGTCGCCCGGATTACCGCAGGGTCGAAGCCGACCCG
The sequence above is drawn from the Marinibacterium anthonyi genome and encodes:
- the repC9b gene encoding Plasmid replication initiation protein RepC9b is translated as MKHSGWRKPTPGLGIAEQLAQAGEQVAIPKTQAFVAVKRVGAYIGLKAGDMMLLDTLGAFTQAQDWEEGQRPIVWASNAYLMEQTGFSLSALKRHARRLAEIGVISFQDSPNGKRWGRRDADGRIIEAYGFDLSPLSARVEEFEALQAELQAERELCQRLKRQITVARRMIRARIEAAVSGALRGPWTQFTGLFEELLDRLPRRHEASEQLARLLNWFKELQERVESAYLKATQVVQPVENTPETKEQVSEKTQEMNPREVISDPHILITNQLNPVTRNSSENEEIATVVPNAQPGDQVDRELEEWVAEVRKKRAALDLPTVMQACPEFASWARNMGGFLKDWGDLHRVAGQLRPMIGVSEHAWNVAQDRLGKQVATAALALVFEKHCAGEVSSPGGYLRGMVEKAGAGELHLERSFYGRLSGQAA
- the xerC_2 gene encoding Tyrosine recombinase XerC; amino-acid sequence: MAPQNEKSTSAPSDELDDARVDERDQEAGDGIALPSHVAGSGTLDRLVDTARDYARAAASVNTLKAYAKDWAHFARWCRMKGAEPLPPSPEMIGLYLADLASGSDPSPALSVRTIDRRLSGLAWNYAQRGFTLDRKNRHIATVLAGIKRKHARPPVQKEAILAEDILAMVATLPYDLRGLRDQAILLLGYAGGLRRSEIVSLDVHKDDTPESGGWIEIMEKGALLTLNAKTGWREVEIGRGSKDQTCPVHALEQWLHFAKIDFGPVFVGTSRDGKRPSDTRLNDKHVARLIKRTVLDAGIRSELPEKERLALFSGHSLRAGLASSAEVDERYVQKHLGHTSAEMTRRYQRRRDRFRVNLTKAAGL
- a CDS encoding hypothetical protein (Segregation and condensation protein B-like), translating into MTTATRKRKPADKGGAVFDRDLDDLPQELRWREWMGRIEAVLFASASPVGREDLACVVGQGASVEMLIEDIQAELTGRPYELAQVAGGWMFRTRAQFADAIKAAADLGEQSLAFTEMEMGVLCAIAYHQPIDRAGLADIFGQEVSRDLLARLHYKDLIASGPRSPRPGAPHTFVTTETFLVTFDLQSLRDLPELEILDEQSG
- the ftsH_3 gene encoding ATP-dependent zinc metalloprotease FtsH, whose product is MARGELMKKLLLNYGREDEFRAVVEQIISEEEKKNNRVLARGLRNALETISSAQQPKELNRLVPFPDDAKEFIQRIEPRYSPEDIQLSVENLSLFTGLIDEFRKSELIKRNGLPVRSKLLFCGPPGTGKTLCAEIFAGQLGLPFFHVKLDRLISSFLGETASNIRKTFEFARRQPCVLFFDEFDALARSREEGSDHSELRRVVNSLLIFIDQIQPSGFLIAATNLDGQLDPAIWRRFDEVVWFDHPDEAMTRRYLTNAMKNSELEFDIEDMVQGTMDYSYAELEKICNQAKKLALLDRKKSISKKHFREAIRYADRRRMRIRKIAKGS
- a CDS encoding type VII secretion-associated serine protease mycosin, with protein sequence MEDDWEGLGLTVLSTDEDNTLVLFSSTDDLQDFRTRLDEYEGPIPQGQRNRRYAGFIDRIGAIGTIEGRDRLGVLAREEGFSEVQDFQDDTDYVVDIELWEFGPQAARRSLGDEIVEWVESQDGELYDHYCGPSISIIRVRAFGQTIRPVLAIPQVAFVDFPPQPDILMERPEALTVEDMPPVSPPEVDLPVVAILDSGVNDNPLLEDGIVAREAFPAELGEADIFGHGTAVAGVACYGDLRNHLDQPVLVPAARIISAKVVTDQGQFFERRTLPTQMRTTIERIREAYGCKLFVISLGDTRARFERGRVGPWAATLDELARELDVLIFVSAGNRDPRGGTSLEQGVTQYPGYLLENANRVCEPAGAVNALTVGSLAHSNGLGPEHEFDVHIQRITEPDEPSPFSRSGPGAGGIKKPDFVDYGGTLVFDAVARRLQRAPHLANAGILTTNADFQRQLIVSKTGTSFSAPHLAHKAAQVLRYHPDSSANLIKAFMANSARVPEATQRRLGGIIEAERDQIHGNGVVNPATATFSDDHRVVLYAEDSLGMDQFAVYQVPIPAEFQGNGPRWIHVSLAFDPPVRRTRAEYVGTRMNFRLIRGCTADQVFEHFRSHTGEDTEAPEMAGRFNCGLNPGPQRRDRNTLQTASVKFTQDTAQYGTDYFLAVRCVGGWAADQEVRQRYAIVVELEHEAQVELYARVQQRVRIRV
- the cotR gene encoding Putative sporulation hydrolase CotR, translating into MEQPQSRRSQGTIFHRREQLAWLADDFRILSIDGGGIKGILPAAVLAECERRFLKGGSAASYFDMIAGTSTGGIIALGMSAGMRAEEVLQIYMRHGAEIFPRHWTPPIPFGHTLRSVYQFARDLAVYRYDGEPLERALRDSFGNRTLGSVNVRLSIPAFDGFNEVNVLKTPHHPDFRLDWQEELVTVALATSAAPTFFSTYRNGTRHFADGGVWANNPVMVALVDAMSCFDVDRHKVDVLSLGCGDQDLRMSDGQIKRGGMFHWRTIIESAMHLQSQNALGQAGLLIGRDRMLRLTSAPTLEPIGLDDFERASRELPAQAKRLVEENAERLEAFFDVERPQATFYHGPRHR